Proteins from a single region of Sebastes umbrosus isolate fSebUmb1 chromosome 8, fSebUmb1.pri, whole genome shotgun sequence:
- the hs3st1l2 gene encoding heparan sulfate (glucosamine) 3-O-sulfotransferase 1-like 2 — MLWTVILALLVLLLLQTQLSMCLRELRSGGSSSPAYSSSSSSSSSSHNATQLRLPGAIIIGVRKGGTRALLEMLNLHPDVEVAKAEVHYFNLEEHFRRGLAWYRAQMPLTFPGQLTVEKTPGYFASPQVPARVWDMNPAVRLLLIVRDPAERLISDYTQVLHNRLTRHKPYQPLEELLIHKGHIDPGYKALQRSLYHQHLARWLEVFPREQIHVVDGDALIRDPFPELRKAERFLNLPPRISPNNFYYNTTKGFYCLLSAGHDKCLDESKGRPHAPLSTQAFKKLCHYFRKPNKLFFEMVGRSFSWC, encoded by the exons aTGCTGTGGACAGTGATACTAGCACTGCTggtgcttctgctgctgcagactcAGCTGTCTATGTGCTTAAGGGAATTACGCAGCGGGGGTTCCAGCTCCCCTGCctactcctcttcatcatcatcctcctcctcctctcacaatGCCACCCAGCTGCGGTTGCCCGGGGCGATTATTATTGGCGTGCGGAAAGGCGGCACCAGAGCCCTGCTGGAGATGCTCAACCTGCACCCAGACGTGGAAGTGGCAAAGGCCGAG GTGCACTACTTCAACCTGGAGGAGCACTTCCGCCGAGGCCTGGCCTGGTACCGAGCCCAGATGCCCCTTACCTTCCCTGGTCAGCTGACAGTGGAGAAGACCCCCGGCTACTTCGCGTCCCCTCAGGTTCCTGCACGTGTCTGGGACATGAACCCCGCCGTCCGCTTGTTGCTCATCGTCCGGGACCCGGCCGAGAGGCTGATCTCTGACTACACCCAGGTCCTCCACAACCGCCTGACCCGCCACAAGCCCTACCAGCCGCTAGAGGAGCTCCTCATTCACAAGGGCCACATTGACCCAGGGTACAAGGCGCTGCAGAGGAGCCTGTACCACCAGCATCTGGCTCGCTGGCTGGAGGTCTTCCCCAGGGAGCAGATCCACGTGGTGGACGGCGACGCGCTCATTCGGGATCCCTTCCCCGAGCTGAGGAAGGCCGAGAGGTTTCTGAACCTGCCGCCCAGGATTAGCCCCAACAACTTCTACTACAACACCACCAAGGGCTTCTACTGCCTCCTGTCTGCCGGGCACGACAAGTGCCTGGACGAGTCTAAAGGCAGGCCGCACGCGCCGCTGAGCACCCAGGCCTTTAAGAAGCTTTGTCACTACTTCAGGAAGCCCAACAAGTTGTTCTTTGAAATGGTGGGGAGGTCGTTTTCCTGGTGCTGA